From Solibacillus isronensis, the proteins below share one genomic window:
- a CDS encoding TraR/DksA C4-type zinc finger protein, translated as MDINQLQQLRSILEEELATLQEHVNEEPPLEDTEITAVDNHPADAATDLTTMVTEKTLSELKEDEIEKIQTALNAMDEGTYGECIVCGKEIPFERLEAIPTALTCIDHVEEVTE; from the coding sequence ATGGATATCAATCAATTACAACAATTACGCAGCATTTTGGAAGAGGAGCTTGCAACATTGCAGGAGCATGTTAATGAAGAACCGCCTTTAGAGGACACAGAAATAACTGCAGTTGATAATCATCCGGCAGATGCAGCAACCGATTTAACGACAATGGTTACAGAAAAAACATTGAGTGAATTGAAGGAAGACGAAATCGAAAAAATACAAACAGCTTTAAACGCAATGGATGAAGGCACATACGGGGAATGTATCGTATGCGGAAAAGAGATTCCTTTTGAACGCTTAGAAGCGATTCCAACAGCTTTAACTTGTATTGACCATGTAGAAGAAGTGACTGAATAG
- a CDS encoding isochorismate synthase, translated as MQHKWYNATEIEVGSNSKQIFYMETIEVSRLSALAFFAAGESKYKGKRNYWQNREKTFTLVGLGHAYTIENNASDARFDLVEREWKKLTSQIIQEDQHLQPILFGGFTFDPQNDVSAEWTNFPQSYFTVATHQLVIRNDKAYVTINYITDEENSAKTFEALRKERDELIHAAQVKEVKTYPKPTMTSYMEPYKHEYMNSINKVTSLIKANEAQKVVIARSLALQFEESITSPQILSHVVHEQPESYLFGLEHGDLLFYGASPERLVKVDSGRAYSSCVAGSIKRGTTAEADEELGKTLLSDLKNLGEHHYVVEMITDTFNKNCTEVKVPHGPKLLKIRDIQHLYTPVEGQLNEDATILQLVKHLHPTPALGGVPREQAMEIIRTYEPMNRGLYAAPIGWLDADGNGEFAVAIRSAALVQDKAYLYAGGGIVEDSEAQSEYEETLVKFRPMLRALGGQLHE; from the coding sequence ATGCAACACAAGTGGTACAACGCCACTGAAATAGAAGTAGGCTCAAATTCAAAGCAAATTTTTTATATGGAAACAATCGAAGTAAGCCGATTATCCGCATTGGCATTTTTTGCGGCTGGCGAATCGAAGTATAAAGGAAAACGCAACTACTGGCAAAATCGTGAAAAAACCTTCACATTAGTTGGTTTAGGACATGCCTATACAATCGAAAACAATGCGTCTGACGCTCGTTTCGATTTAGTTGAACGTGAATGGAAAAAACTGACGAGTCAAATCATCCAGGAAGATCAGCATCTGCAGCCTATCCTTTTTGGCGGCTTTACTTTTGATCCGCAAAATGATGTTTCGGCAGAATGGACAAACTTCCCGCAAAGCTACTTTACTGTCGCAACACATCAGTTAGTTATTCGCAATGATAAAGCTTATGTAACAATTAACTATATTACGGATGAGGAAAACAGCGCGAAAACGTTTGAAGCACTTCGTAAAGAGCGTGATGAGCTCATTCATGCAGCACAGGTGAAGGAAGTGAAAACTTATCCGAAACCAACGATGACAAGCTATATGGAACCATATAAGCACGAATATATGAATTCAATCAATAAGGTGACTAGCCTGATCAAAGCAAATGAAGCGCAAAAGGTTGTTATTGCACGATCTTTAGCATTGCAATTTGAGGAATCGATTACATCTCCGCAAATTTTGTCACATGTCGTACATGAACAGCCGGAGAGCTATTTGTTTGGCTTGGAGCATGGTGATTTACTGTTTTACGGTGCATCACCGGAACGTTTAGTAAAAGTAGACAGCGGGCGTGCCTATTCCTCATGTGTAGCAGGCTCGATTAAGCGAGGCACAACAGCTGAAGCCGATGAGGAATTAGGAAAAACGTTGCTGAGCGATTTGAAAAACCTTGGTGAGCATCATTATGTTGTTGAGATGATTACCGATACATTTAACAAGAATTGTACGGAAGTAAAAGTCCCTCATGGACCGAAGTTATTAAAAATCCGTGATATTCAGCATTTATATACACCTGTTGAAGGACAATTAAATGAAGATGCAACTATTTTGCAGCTAGTAAAACATTTGCATCCAACACCAGCTTTAGGCGGTGTTCCGCGTGAACAGGCAATGGAAATAATCCGAACATATGAGCCGATGAACCGAGGGCTGTATGCGGCACCAATCGGCTGGCTTGATGCCGATGGAAATGGCGAGTTTGCAGTAGCAATTCGTTCGGCTGCATTAGTACAGGATAAAGCGTACTTATATGCAGGCGGAGGCATTGTCGAAGATTCGGAAGCACAATCGGAATATGAAGAGACACTCGTGAAATTCCGTCCAATGCTTCGAGCTTTAGGAGGCCAGTTACATGAATGA
- a CDS encoding Dps family protein, with protein MAKKQLNTQLNDLVATWSVMYTKLHNYHWYVNGPSFFTLHVKFEELYNEVTLNLDEIAERILTKGGKPVATLKEHLELSLIEEASGKEETEEMVSKLITDFNTIMEALNKAMETASEEGDDRTEDLLNAQFQSLEKHTWMLNAYLGK; from the coding sequence ATGGCAAAGAAACAATTAAACACACAATTAAATGATTTAGTAGCAACATGGTCGGTAATGTACACGAAGTTACATAACTATCACTGGTATGTAAACGGACCATCATTCTTTACACTACACGTTAAATTTGAAGAGCTTTACAACGAAGTAACATTAAATTTAGATGAAATTGCAGAACGTATTTTAACGAAGGGCGGCAAGCCTGTTGCAACATTAAAGGAACATTTAGAGCTTTCTCTAATTGAAGAGGCTTCAGGAAAAGAAGAAACAGAGGAAATGGTTTCTAAGTTAATCACTGACTTCAATACGATTATGGAAGCTTTAAATAAAGCAATGGAAACTGCTTCAGAAGAAGGCGATGATCGCACAGAGGATTTACTGAACGCTCAATTCCAAAGTCTTGAGAAACATACATGGATGTTAAATGCTTATTTAGGCAAATAA
- the menD gene encoding 2-succinyl-5-enolpyruvyl-6-hydroxy-3-cyclohexene-1-carboxylic-acid synthase, translated as MNDREVLSNYVYTIVSALVASGVEQVVVSPGSRSTPLAYAFASTKEIEMHRQVDERAAAFYALGLAKSTAKPVVLVCTSGTAAANYYPAIVEAKYARVPLIVLTADRPHELREVGAPQTINQVRLYGENVKWSAEFPIPDEAPQTLPFIERHTVRAVNIATTAPFGPVHLNIPFREPLIIEFAETLPVSSFIKSYTNELRPAKQAMAELTEIIEQTTTGILIVGELPLGTNTEHLWDFIREVKWPVMIESLSNLRTEIPEDCQIYAITTYDTLMKNERFKRNVRPQTVIRFGAQPVSKFLMQFIVQANPQSYIVIDEDPMYRDSTHMSTHFIHALPGEWLSDVKLANSQAEMAYVQFWKMADLLAADVIEKYSQFADDEGAMVQAFLTSIEEDADIYVSSSMPIRDIDTFLLTQNRPVQIFANRGANGIDGVTSTALGFSNGRKNRKTYLLIGDLAFLHDANAFVASRYQQCDLTVIVMNNDGGGIFSYLPQSKVEEHYEDLFGTPTALTFEQMAKMYDLDYVKATSLEQFTTALSVDKQTSIKLIEAFTDREENVKQHRQLWARIHEVMEQWLDSL; from the coding sequence ATGAATGATCGTGAAGTATTATCGAATTATGTTTATACAATTGTGTCAGCGTTAGTAGCATCTGGTGTAGAGCAGGTTGTCGTAAGTCCCGGCTCCCGCTCTACACCGCTTGCCTATGCATTTGCCTCAACGAAGGAAATTGAAATGCATCGTCAAGTTGATGAACGGGCCGCAGCCTTTTACGCACTTGGCTTAGCTAAATCGACTGCAAAACCGGTCGTACTCGTATGTACATCGGGAACAGCGGCGGCCAATTACTATCCGGCCATTGTTGAAGCAAAATATGCACGAGTGCCGCTAATTGTTTTAACAGCAGACCGTCCGCATGAATTGCGCGAAGTAGGAGCACCGCAGACGATCAATCAAGTGCGATTATACGGTGAAAATGTGAAATGGTCGGCAGAATTTCCGATTCCGGATGAGGCACCGCAAACGCTTCCGTTTATCGAACGCCATACAGTGCGTGCGGTAAATATTGCAACGACAGCACCGTTTGGACCGGTCCATTTAAATATACCGTTCCGTGAACCGTTAATCATTGAATTTGCGGAAACATTGCCTGTTTCAAGCTTTATTAAAAGCTATACAAATGAGCTTCGGCCTGCAAAGCAAGCGATGGCTGAACTGACAGAAATCATCGAACAAACAACGACCGGAATCCTGATCGTCGGGGAACTGCCGCTAGGAACGAACACGGAACATTTATGGGATTTCATTCGTGAAGTGAAATGGCCGGTAATGATTGAAAGCTTATCGAACTTGCGTACAGAAATACCGGAAGATTGCCAAATATATGCGATTACTACATATGATACATTGATGAAAAATGAGCGCTTCAAGCGTAATGTTCGACCACAGACGGTCATTCGTTTCGGAGCACAGCCTGTTTCAAAATTTTTAATGCAGTTTATCGTACAGGCAAACCCGCAAAGCTATATTGTCATCGATGAAGATCCGATGTATAGAGATTCTACTCATATGTCGACACATTTCATTCATGCCTTGCCAGGAGAATGGCTGTCGGATGTGAAATTAGCTAATTCTCAAGCAGAAATGGCATACGTTCAATTCTGGAAAATGGCAGATTTACTTGCAGCTGATGTTATTGAAAAGTACAGCCAATTTGCCGATGACGAAGGAGCAATGGTACAGGCATTCCTTACAAGTATTGAGGAAGACGCCGACATTTATGTCAGCAGCAGTATGCCGATTCGTGATATTGATACGTTTTTACTTACACAAAATCGTCCTGTTCAAATTTTCGCAAACCGCGGAGCAAACGGGATTGATGGGGTAACATCTACAGCACTTGGATTCAGTAATGGTCGCAAAAACCGCAAAACGTATTTATTGATTGGGGATTTAGCATTTTTGCATGATGCCAATGCATTTGTTGCAAGTCGTTATCAGCAATGTGATTTAACGGTAATTGTCATGAATAATGACGGTGGCGGCATTTTCTCTTATTTACCGCAATCGAAGGTAGAGGAGCATTATGAAGATCTTTTTGGTACACCGACTGCATTGACATTCGAACAAATGGCCAAAATGTATGATTTGGATTACGTAAAAGCAACATCATTGGAACAATTTACGACTGCATTGTCTGTGGATAAACAAACATCGATTAAACTAATCGAAGCTTTCACAGATCGTGAAGAGAATGTGAAGCAGCACCGTCAGCTATGGGCGCGGATTCATGAGGTGATGGAACAATGGCTCGATTCACTGTAA
- the yidD gene encoding membrane protein insertion efficiency factor YidD: MKKLFIGLIRLYQKYISPMTPPSCRFHPTCSHYGIEAIQKHGAIKGSVMTVIRILKCQPLHPGGFDPVPEKWPSKKK, from the coding sequence ATGAAAAAACTTTTTATCGGATTAATTCGTCTTTATCAAAAATATATTTCGCCAATGACGCCACCTTCTTGCCGGTTCCACCCGACCTGTTCACACTATGGAATTGAAGCAATTCAAAAACATGGTGCAATAAAAGGATCGGTCATGACCGTTATTCGTATACTAAAATGTCAGCCGCTTCATCCAGGTGGATTCGATCCAGTACCTGAAAAATGGCCTTCGAAAAAAAAATAA
- the menH gene encoding 2-succinyl-6-hydroxy-2,4-cyclohexadiene-1-carboxylate synthase: protein MARFTVKGLDVHIEQWNEQATQTVVFLHGFTGSTNTWKKIISQLPSNIRCIAVDLIGHGKTVAPTTVKFYSMAFQVELLHELFHQLQLDTFSLVGYSMGGRVALSYAVRYPSGINHLLLESASPGLLDEQQRTIRKQADDTLAEKILANGIESFVNKWGNIPLFASQKSLPAEVQQEIRSERIQQREIGLANSLRGMGTGVMPELWGKLNTLTMPVTLVTGQLDEKFIQLNNEMQELIEKANHLIIPAVGHAIHVENPTKFATIVKETIS, encoded by the coding sequence ATGGCTCGATTCACTGTAAAAGGGTTGGATGTGCATATTGAACAGTGGAATGAACAGGCAACTCAAACGGTTGTATTTCTCCACGGTTTTACAGGGAGCACAAATACTTGGAAAAAGATTATTTCGCAACTGCCGTCAAACATCCGGTGTATTGCTGTTGATTTAATCGGACATGGTAAAACAGTAGCACCAACTACTGTGAAATTCTACTCGATGGCATTTCAAGTGGAACTGCTACATGAACTTTTTCATCAATTACAGCTTGATACTTTCTCGCTTGTAGGCTATTCGATGGGAGGACGTGTTGCGTTGAGCTATGCGGTTCGTTATCCGTCTGGAATTAATCATTTGCTTTTGGAAAGCGCTTCTCCCGGTCTATTGGATGAACAACAGCGTACTATACGAAAACAGGCGGATGATACACTCGCGGAAAAGATACTTGCAAATGGGATAGAATCATTTGTAAACAAGTGGGGAAATATCCCGTTGTTTGCTTCTCAAAAAAGTCTTCCCGCAGAAGTACAGCAGGAAATTCGATCTGAGCGCATACAGCAAAGGGAAATAGGACTTGCAAACAGTCTGCGCGGTATGGGAACAGGTGTAATGCCGGAACTTTGGGGTAAGCTTAATACATTAACAATGCCTGTGACACTCGTAACCGGACAACTTGACGAAAAATTCATTCAATTAAACAATGAAATGCAGGAGCTTATCGAAAAAGCAAATCATCTTATAATTCCAGCAGTTGGCCACGCAATTCATGTGGAAAATCCGACAAAGTTTGCTACAATAGTAAAGGAAACGATTTCATAA
- a CDS encoding o-succinylbenzoate--CoA ligase, protein MQPNWIKQRAYLTPNRVALSFHDEQWTFKELYLTSVSLAYKLNTLRLTNGKRVAILAPSTPPLIRLLYACMQAQCEMVLLNGRLAKQELAYQVEDAEVDAILVADEELAKLPDDARIIPFSKLYETTESEYEIASQWEEDFALTIMYTSGTTGFPKGVCQTVSNHSSSAISSALNLGISEKDTWLCTVPIFHISGFSIVVRSLLYGMKIRLYEKFDAKKCAREIMEGTVTKMSVVSVILENILSEMEQAGQKAHPHFTTALAGGGPVPVDYLKRAEKLDLRVAQTYGMTETSSQTATLANEDAMTHTGSAGKPLFFNEIKIDAKDGDSIGEILIRGPHVTPKYIGRFKDKPTTIDGWLHTGDVGYLDEQGYLYVVDRRSDLIISGGENIYPAEIENILLGHPNVKEAGVCGVEHDKWGQVPVAFIVAKKQMTEQEIIHFCTQHLANYKVPKQVHFVSRLPRSGSNKLLRRKLMQLLDE, encoded by the coding sequence ATGCAGCCAAACTGGATCAAGCAACGAGCCTATTTAACACCGAATCGGGTTGCACTGAGCTTTCATGACGAGCAATGGACGTTTAAAGAACTTTATTTAACGTCTGTCAGCCTAGCATATAAATTAAATACACTACGTTTAACAAATGGAAAACGGGTAGCTATTTTAGCCCCGTCTACACCACCTTTAATCAGGCTGCTATATGCATGTATGCAGGCACAGTGTGAGATGGTGCTGTTAAATGGAAGACTGGCTAAGCAGGAGCTTGCGTATCAAGTTGAAGATGCGGAAGTAGATGCGATATTAGTAGCCGATGAAGAGCTTGCCAAACTTCCTGATGATGCCCGGATCATTCCGTTTTCCAAGCTTTATGAGACTACTGAGTCGGAATATGAGATTGCATCACAGTGGGAAGAGGACTTTGCACTGACGATCATGTATACATCCGGAACAACAGGGTTTCCCAAGGGTGTTTGCCAAACGGTTTCAAATCATAGTTCCAGCGCAATCAGCTCAGCATTGAATTTAGGCATTTCAGAGAAGGATACATGGCTTTGTACTGTCCCGATTTTTCATATAAGTGGTTTTTCGATTGTCGTCCGATCATTGCTATATGGGATGAAAATACGTTTATATGAAAAATTCGATGCAAAAAAGTGTGCTCGGGAAATTATGGAAGGCACCGTTACGAAAATGTCGGTCGTTTCAGTCATATTGGAAAATATACTTTCCGAAATGGAGCAGGCTGGACAAAAGGCACATCCGCATTTTACAACCGCATTAGCAGGGGGCGGTCCAGTACCGGTCGATTATTTGAAGCGTGCGGAAAAACTGGATTTACGTGTTGCCCAAACTTACGGGATGACTGAAACTTCTTCACAAACCGCGACATTGGCAAACGAGGATGCCATGACACATACCGGATCTGCCGGCAAGCCGCTGTTTTTTAATGAAATAAAAATTGATGCAAAAGACGGGGACTCCATAGGTGAAATTTTAATCCGCGGACCTCATGTAACACCGAAATATATCGGCCGCTTTAAAGATAAACCGACGACCATCGATGGTTGGCTTCATACAGGAGATGTCGGTTATTTAGATGAACAAGGGTATTTGTATGTCGTCGATCGACGCAGTGACTTAATTATTTCAGGTGGCGAAAATATTTATCCGGCTGAAATTGAAAACATACTCCTCGGACATCCGAACGTAAAAGAGGCGGGAGTTTGTGGAGTCGAGCATGACAAATGGGGGCAAGTACCTGTTGCCTTTATTGTTGCCAAAAAACAGATGACAGAACAAGAAATTATTCACTTCTGCACGCAGCACTTAGCAAATTATAAAGTCCCAAAACAAGTACACTTCGTCAGCCGTTTACCTCGAAGCGGCTCCAATAAACTTTTGCGAAGAAAGTTGATGCAGCTGCTGGATGAGTGA
- a CDS encoding 1,4-dihydroxy-2-naphthoate polyprenyltransferase, with product MTKVVEADKGFKVWWHLTRPHTLTASFVPVLLGTSMALSINHETIHFGLFFAMLIASMLIQAATNMFNEYYDYKLGLDNENSVGIGGTIVRHGVAPKTIMAIALSFYGIAMLLGVYICAMTSWWLVAVGLVCMLIGYLYTGGPYPIAYSPFGELVSGAVMGMGIVLIAFFIQTGDVTADAVIISVPSMILVGAIMLSNNIRDIVGDTEGGRKTMAILVGRHNAVTVLAGFFIVSYVWIVVLVVLGHLTPWALLVLLSAKKPVEAIKLFRAKEKPLEVMPAMKYTAQTNTIFGFLLAVGLLISYFI from the coding sequence ATGACAAAAGTCGTTGAAGCGGACAAGGGATTTAAAGTCTGGTGGCATTTAACACGGCCCCACACATTAACAGCTTCATTTGTACCTGTATTATTAGGTACGTCTATGGCACTTTCAATAAATCATGAAACAATTCATTTCGGACTATTTTTTGCAATGCTTATTGCCAGTATGCTAATACAGGCAGCAACTAATATGTTCAATGAATATTATGATTATAAACTTGGCCTGGATAATGAAAACTCAGTCGGTATTGGAGGCACAATCGTCCGACATGGTGTAGCACCAAAAACAATTATGGCTATTGCGCTAAGCTTTTACGGTATCGCGATGCTATTAGGCGTTTACATATGTGCCATGACATCCTGGTGGCTTGTTGCTGTCGGTCTTGTATGTATGCTTATCGGCTATTTGTATACTGGAGGACCGTATCCGATTGCTTATTCACCGTTTGGGGAGCTGGTTTCGGGGGCAGTAATGGGTATGGGTATTGTTCTAATTGCCTTCTTTATTCAAACAGGAGATGTAACAGCTGATGCTGTAATTATTTCAGTGCCGAGTATGATTTTAGTTGGGGCAATTATGCTTTCTAATAATATCAGGGATATTGTTGGAGATACAGAAGGCGGACGTAAAACGATGGCCATTTTAGTTGGCCGACATAACGCTGTAACAGTACTTGCCGGTTTCTTTATTGTTTCGTATGTTTGGATTGTCGTTCTCGTAGTTCTTGGCCATTTAACACCATGGGCACTGCTTGTATTATTAAGCGCAAAGAAACCGGTTGAAGCGATTAAATTATTCCGAGCAAAAGAAAAACCGCTTGAAGTAATGCCGGCAATGAAATATACAGCCCAAACAAACACGATTTTCGGTTTCTTGTTGGCTGTAGGTCTATTAATTTCATATTTCATTTAA
- a CDS encoding NUDIX hydrolase, translating into MNERLKVFDQYYKETGIEQRKLIHAKGYWHEVFHCWVIEKTDSEWRIYLQLRSKNKKDYPNQFDITAAGHILATETIEDGVRELKEEVGINVMFSQLTSLGVIPYSIDNEKIKDYEFANVFVYVLTGGIEQFTLQREELDGIYSANLNQFILLATHKRKEIEVSGYKYVNDLRHDEVKQIGLEQMSALPESYLQEFIPRLKKMLIEAT; encoded by the coding sequence GTGAATGAACGTTTAAAAGTATTTGATCAATATTATAAGGAAACGGGCATTGAACAACGTAAACTCATTCATGCAAAAGGTTATTGGCATGAAGTGTTTCATTGCTGGGTTATTGAAAAAACAGATTCAGAATGGCGCATTTATTTACAGCTGAGAAGCAAAAATAAAAAGGATTACCCAAACCAATTTGATATCACCGCAGCTGGTCATATACTGGCAACGGAGACGATTGAGGACGGTGTACGCGAATTAAAGGAAGAAGTAGGGATTAACGTAATGTTTTCGCAATTAACGTCACTTGGAGTCATCCCGTACAGTATAGACAATGAAAAAATAAAGGATTATGAGTTTGCAAACGTATTTGTATATGTGTTAACAGGAGGAATTGAGCAGTTTACTCTTCAACGCGAAGAACTTGATGGTATATACTCTGCTAACTTAAACCAATTTATATTGCTTGCGACACATAAAAGAAAGGAAATCGAAGTATCCGGTTATAAATACGTAAATGATTTACGTCATGATGAAGTGAAACAGATCGGACTAGAACAAATGTCTGCACTGCCCGAAAGCTATTTGCAGGAGTTTATCCCGAGATTGAAAAAGATGTTAATTGAAGCAACCTGA
- a CDS encoding MerR family transcriptional regulator has protein sequence MLINELVKLSGVSARTLRYYDEIGLLRPSAVAENGYRQYSQGDIDRLQQILFYRELDFKLEEIKKLLDHPDYEVKEALKKQFELLQKKRRYIDDLLITIEQTIQTMEGELKMTNEQKFDVFKNKLIEENEKSYGQEVREKYGEAQVEASNKKFRDMTEEQYNAMQQLENQLFERLKEAMASGDVTSDVAMEAAELHKRWLSFSWAKYTSEAHIGLAQMYVSDERFTAYYDERVGPGATKFLHDVIAVYAANK, from the coding sequence GTGCTGATTAACGAACTAGTCAAGCTATCGGGTGTGAGTGCACGCACACTACGTTATTATGATGAAATCGGTTTGCTGAGGCCTTCTGCAGTTGCGGAAAATGGCTACCGGCAATATAGCCAAGGGGATATTGACCGGTTACAGCAAATACTATTTTACCGGGAGCTTGATTTTAAGTTAGAGGAAATAAAAAAATTGCTCGATCATCCTGATTATGAAGTAAAAGAAGCGCTAAAAAAACAATTTGAGCTATTACAAAAGAAAAGACGATATATCGACGACTTACTAATAACGATAGAACAAACAATCCAAACGATGGAAGGGGAACTTAAGATGACAAATGAACAAAAGTTTGACGTGTTTAAAAACAAACTGATTGAAGAAAACGAAAAGAGCTATGGCCAGGAAGTACGTGAAAAATACGGTGAAGCTCAAGTGGAAGCAAGCAATAAAAAATTTAGGGATATGACAGAAGAACAATATAATGCAATGCAGCAATTGGAAAACCAACTGTTTGAACGATTAAAAGAAGCGATGGCGTCCGGCGATGTAACGTCAGACGTTGCAATGGAAGCAGCAGAGCTTCATAAACGCTGGCTAAGCTTCTCCTGGGCAAAGTATACCTCAGAAGCACATATAGGCCTAGCACAAATGTATGTAAGCGATGAACGGTTTACTGCTTACTATGATGAGCGTGTCGGTCCCGGTGCTACAAAATTCTTGCATGATGTAATCGCTGTTTATGCAGCGAACAAATAA
- a CDS encoding metal ABC transporter solute-binding protein, Zn/Mn family, giving the protein MKKWFSIISMFTLILLLAACNTDDTKKDTSESQQNKDALSVYTTVYPLQYFTEQIGGEFVDVSSIYPAGANEHSFEPTQKDMMALADADLFFYVGLGLEGFVENAQKTLANEDVKLVATAANVTEDQLHISTGHTHAEHEEHDDHGHGEEHAHEEHDAHVWLSPVISQQLALTIKDELVAALPEHEAIFNSNYEQLVTDLATLHSDFEAMAAATTKKTFFVSHAAFGYIAGHYGFNQVPVAGLNSQSEPSQKELTAIVDLANKEEIQYIFFEQNVSSKLTEIIQKEVNAETLTLHNLSVLTKEDIQNNEDYFTLMRKNMDVLKQALSN; this is encoded by the coding sequence ATGAAAAAATGGTTTTCAATCATTTCGATGTTTACACTCATTTTATTATTAGCTGCTTGTAACACAGACGATACTAAAAAAGATACAAGCGAATCGCAGCAAAACAAAGATGCACTTTCTGTTTATACAACTGTTTATCCCTTGCAGTATTTCACAGAACAAATCGGCGGAGAGTTTGTTGATGTCTCTTCTATTTATCCAGCAGGTGCAAATGAACACTCATTTGAACCAACGCAAAAAGATATGATGGCGTTAGCAGATGCGGATTTATTTTTCTACGTTGGCCTTGGATTAGAAGGTTTTGTTGAAAATGCGCAAAAAACTTTGGCAAATGAAGATGTAAAATTAGTTGCTACTGCTGCTAATGTAACGGAAGATCAGCTTCATATTTCAACAGGACATACACATGCTGAGCATGAGGAACATGATGACCATGGACATGGAGAAGAGCATGCACACGAAGAACATGATGCGCATGTTTGGTTATCCCCGGTCATTTCACAGCAGCTGGCATTAACGATTAAAGATGAACTTGTCGCGGCATTACCGGAACACGAAGCAATATTCAATTCTAACTACGAACAATTAGTAACAGACCTGGCAACATTGCATTCAGACTTTGAAGCAATGGCTGCAGCTACGACGAAGAAAACTTTCTTTGTATCGCATGCAGCATTCGGCTATATTGCGGGACATTACGGCTTTAATCAAGTTCCTGTAGCTGGTCTTAACTCACAAAGTGAACCTTCACAAAAGGAATTAACGGCAATTGTTGATTTAGCGAATAAAGAAGAAATCCAATATATTTTCTTCGAGCAAAATGTTTCTTCGAAATTAACGGAAATAATTCAAAAAGAAGTAAATGCAGAAACATTAACATTGCATAATTTAAGTGTTTTAACAAAAGAAGATATCCAAAACAATGAAGATTACTTTACATTAATGCGTAAAAATATGGATGTCCTCAAACAAGCATTAAGCAATTAA
- the menB gene encoding 1,4-dihydroxy-2-naphthoyl-CoA synthase, with protein MTKQRLWTSLHTYEDIKYEYYNGIAKITINRPEVRNAFRPKTTAEMIDAFTRARDDERVGVIILTGEGEHAFCSGGDQKVRGHGGYVGDDQIPRLNVLDLQTLIRKIPKPVVAMVAGYAIGGGHVLHVVCDLTIAAENARFGQTGPKVGSFDAGYGSGYLARIVGHKKAREIWYLCRQYDAQQALEMGLVNTVVPYEQLEDETVKWCEEMLEMSPTALRFLKAAMNADTDGLAGIQQLAGDATLLYYTTDEAKEGRDAFKEKRKPDFGQFPRFP; from the coding sequence ATGACAAAGCAACGTCTATGGACATCTTTACATACTTACGAAGATATTAAGTATGAATACTATAACGGAATCGCAAAAATTACGATTAACCGTCCAGAAGTTCGCAACGCTTTCCGCCCAAAAACAACAGCGGAAATGATCGATGCTTTCACACGTGCTCGTGATGATGAGCGTGTGGGCGTAATTATTTTAACAGGTGAAGGCGAGCATGCATTCTGCTCAGGCGGCGACCAAAAAGTACGCGGTCATGGTGGCTATGTAGGCGATGACCAGATCCCTCGCTTAAACGTTTTAGATTTACAAACGTTAATCCGTAAAATTCCTAAACCGGTTGTAGCAATGGTAGCAGGTTATGCAATCGGCGGCGGCCACGTACTGCACGTAGTATGTGACTTAACAATCGCTGCAGAAAATGCACGTTTCGGTCAAACAGGACCTAAAGTCGGTTCGTTCGATGCTGGTTACGGTTCAGGTTACTTAGCACGTATCGTAGGACACAAAAAGGCTCGTGAAATCTGGTACTTATGCCGTCAGTATGATGCGCAGCAAGCACTTGAAATGGGCTTAGTAAACACAGTTGTACCATATGAGCAGTTAGAAGATGAAACAGTAAAATGGTGTGAAGAGATGCTGGAAATGTCTCCAACAGCATTACGTTTCTTAAAAGCTGCAATGAACGCAGACACAGACGGTTTAGCTGGTATCCAACAGCTTGCTGGTGATGCGACACTTCTTTACTACACAACTGATGAAGCAAAAGAAGGCCGCGATGCATTCAAAGAGAAACGTAAACCAGACTTCGGTCAATTCCCACGTTTCCCTTGA